GGCCATTTCTCGCTCTACAACCCttcaatgaaaaagaaaagaagaaaaagagatttcAAATAAGGAGCTGCTGTTGCCATATGCAGCCTAGATTCCGCTCTCTTTCCTTTCATGGACAGGAGAGAGAGCAACAGTGAAAATGGAATAAAAAATTAGGAACAATGCTCTGTTTATAACAGTGAAAATGGaataaaaatttttagaaatGACGCTCGCtcgctcgctctctctctctctctccgtacgctcaatatttcatatttccattcGTGCTAATCAGAGTTACTTATTACTTTGTGTCTCTAAATTGACTCATTGACCTCCATAAATCCTTTTTCAACCTCCTCATCTCTTTCTCTCATCCATTATAGCGTCCGGGTTTATTGAGAAACAGACGTTGTAGCTCTGTTCTCAAATTTTCCTGCCTGGGTTTCACAAGTTTTGCTCAAACAATGGGTGTGGGGGGTAGAGTTGATGAACCCAATGACCAGTTCCCTGTGGGTATGCGAGTTCTCGCCGTTGACGATGATACCACTTGCCTCATGCTCTTGGATGCTCTGCTTCGTCGATGCCAATACCATGGTTTGAGTTTTTCGCGTTTTgcttttctttcatttattgcgaGTTGTTCCTGAGTTATTGGAGTTTGGTCTTTAGATTTGTGCTGTTTCATTAAGGATTTTCACTTCATTTGGTATTTGATGGAGAAATTACATTTTCATGCTTTTACTTTAGCACTTGAATGTCCGCTTTGTTGAATTAATTGCACGTAGGTTCTTATGATAGTCGCGGTTTCATTCATTTCTTTGATTTCGTTTCTGCTTGTTGGAAATGGGATTAGACTTCGGagttttttctccttcttcttcttcttttcttcttttaatgaagtATTTGCGCTGTATCTGGTATTTGTAAATAACTAATcgcctttttttcttttgggtaATTTGATTTTCTACAAGAAATTTGTGCACGCGTACTTTCTCTTCAGATTTATTTTCTTCGATCGAGCAAagaactttattttttattttttatttttctagattttgtaGTGTTGAGGACTTGATTTCTTGATTTTTGAGGAGGAGCTTCTCCGAAATTAGATAGATTTGTTCTGCTAATGGGTTTCCAATGTTATTTAAAGCTTGATCTTTATATGGAATTTGCTCGGTGTTGACATTACTTTAGATCTTTTCCATGCAATCCCAGATCGGGTTTTGATTAATTTTTGCTTATTTGATCCATTTTGATAGTGTTAAATTGGTATCTTCTTAATATGAGTCGTGGATTTTTGCAGTTACAACGACAAGTCAGGCAATCATGGCTCTGAAGTTGTTGAGGGAAAATAAAAACAAGTTTGACTTGGTTATCAGTGACGTCCATATGCCAGATATGGATGGTTTTAAGCTGCTTGAGCTCGTGGGGCTTGAGATGGACCTACCTGTCATAAGTAAGATGGGAATATGTTACATGATATTTATTGTAACTATATTTTTTCTTATAAGATTTGTTTTCTTCTAAGATTTGAGATTTTTTTCTTTAAGTTCTAAACAGTTGAAAATGAAATGTGTACTCTTGTTCTTTGTAGATAGAGGTCCTTAAATGTCAATGTTCCAACGAAActtttcaattttaagcaagTTGGAAAATTGTGGCATTTTGATTGATACAATCTTGGTCTTACGGGAAATAAAAAACATTTTTCTGAGTTTTAGAACTTAGCTTTGATTCTAATCCAGTTTGGATTTGACTTCAAAGCTGAAATTGGGTACCTTGTTCAGCATATTCCAACATGCTTTGTTGGATTGAATAGTATGTGTAAAgaacacacttttttttttaataattttttttaaaaaaattttgaactgACATGGGAGCATCTTGTCAGCATGTGGCTTATAAGGAGATTTTGATTCCAGTGTTGTCTGTTGAAATGATTCCAGTGTTGTCAGCAAATGGCGATACCAAGCTTGTGATGAAGGGGATTACTCATGGGGCTTGTGATTATTTGCTGAAGCCTGTTCGAATTGAAGAGCTAAAGAACATTTGGCAACATGTAGTCAGGAGAAGGAAGTTTGATTCAAGGGACCAGAATAATTCTGAAGTTCACAACAAACCTTATAATGCAACTGGTGAAGCAGTACCAGGTTCCACATGCACGGAAAATTCTGACAGTAAGTTCAATAAAAGGCGCAAAGACCTGAATGAAGATGAGAATGAGGAACGCGATGAAAATGAACACGATAATGAGGATCCATCAATGCAGAAGAAGCCTCGGGTTGTTTGGTCTGTGGAGCTGCATCGTAAATTTGTTGCGGCTGTTAATCAACTGGGCATTGACAGTAGGTTTTTCTCTCATTATCATAGCAACAATGTATGGAAAATTTAATAAGAATTCTTGAAACAATCACAGTTTAACTTTGGGTGCAGGTATCCCAAGGATATCATACATTAATTTTGTTTCAGGAGTAGCATAGGAATATCTCCTGGTTTCCTAAATTCGTGaattatttaatattcaaatcctgTATTGAGCTTTTTACACTTGATTCTGAAATTTTCACCTTGCAAATGAATGATTGATTCCTTAGTCTACACAAGTGATAATTTGTTTTACCTCTCTTTTGTTTCCAATGCAGAGGCTGTTCCTAAAAAGATTCTAGATTTAATGAATGTTGAGAAGCTTACTAGAGAAAATGTGGCAAGCCATCTCCAGGCAAGAATCCCTATTTTTTCTGCTTCAATTTGAGAATAATTAGAatgcttttatttttcatttttatcagAAGCTTACTATGTTGTTTTATTGTTCCAGAAATACAGGCTTTACCTGAAAAGGATCAGCTGTGTGGCAAGCCAGCAAGCTAATATGGTTGCAGCTTTGGGCAGTGCGGACTCTCCCTATTTTCGCATGGGCTCTATAAATGGATTTGGAAATTTCAATACCTTGGGTGGATCGACACAGTTTCAGAGAACCCTTGGATCTTTCCCACCTAGTGGGATGCTAGGTAGATTAAACACCCCTACTGGTAGCATATCTGGCCAGTATTCTGGAGGAATGGTTCAATTGGGTCATACACAAAATGCAAGTAACCCCATTAATGATTGGCACAAGTTCCAGCCAGTTCTGTTGTCTGGAAACCAAAATGGAAGTGCGCTTCAAGGGATACCAAGGTCCCTGGAGCTTGACCGATTACAGCACGGTAAGGGTGTTCCTTGCATTGGAGATCTCTTCGATGTAATTGATGATTCCATGGTTTTGCCCATTTCCAGTGGCTTTTCAAGCACAAAAATGACCATTGGTAGCTCAAGAAACTCTCCTGTTGGTGCCTCAAACAAGTCAATAGCAGCAGAAGAACATCCTCCACGGACCCAAAGTGGGGAACTTTTGGGAAACCAATCTTCTGTTTCAATAGCCTCCTTAAATTCAGAATTTTCATCTCATTTGGCAGATAATGATAGATGTCATGACAACTGGCAGAGTGCTGCTGTTCAGTCATGTGGCTTCCaatcaaatactttttcaatGGATGACTGTTTTAAACAGGCTAATCTGCATCCAAGTAGCTTGAGAGAAAATGTTTCTTCCATGATTCCTATTGAGACTTATCCTTCTGATTTTCTTTGTATCACCTCTGGGCCTCCTCGATTCCAAGATTCGAGAACAAATTTACAATGCCAGGAAGCCCAGGTCAGCACCAATGCTGGGGAAAATCTGAAATATACTCTAAATCAAGAGTGGGGTAGCCAAAAACAGGATGACTCCCATAATTCGAATCTTATATTTAACTCGATACCGTCATCAAGCCGTGCTCCTGGTGTTGCGGATCCGTTGGGCCAGCATTTGAACACCAAAAATGCAATATTCCATAGAAATATGGATTCTAATTTAGTTACACAAACAAATTCTGTTGATCTATTGACCATGCAACACGAGGTTGAGAATTCAGCTACAGAGGCAACATTGAAGTCGAAGCAAGGGTTCTCAATGGCGCAAAGGAAGCAGCAAAATAGTTACCCTTCTAATAATTTTGGATCTTTGGAAGATCTAGTGGGTGTGATGATGAAACAAGTAAGTTCTGTATTTCATTACCATCTTGGTCATAAGCTGTTTTGGCATAGTACATTTGAGCTCGAAAGATAATGTCATGGAATTTGCTGCATTTACTTTTGGTTGAAATTGTCTTTTTTAACATCTCATGGATTTTCCTTTATTTAGTCAACAATCCATCCTTGTTCATAGAAACCCTAGAATTGATATAGAACAGGATTAATTGCTATGATTTTGATACCTTAAACACTCTACCCTTTTGTTCTGTGTCAATCCCAATCCATATTTGGGCCTCATGAGACGAGAGTCAACCTATAAGATTTTAGAAGTTTGGCATGGTTGAACTGAGGATGTTGAGGTAAACAATGGCAATACAGAAAAATGGATCGAGAATTGACTCTATTTGTCACATAGGATGAAGAAGGTCATCTAAGATGCTTCAGTCTGTAGTTGCCTGAATTATGACCTGTGGGTCATTGTACAGGTGTGGTGTTGGGTTACGCCGCTTAGTTTGGTATGCAGTACATCTGTTCAGGTATCAGGCTTCATTGTGCTGCTTTTTCAGATTGTTGTGCGCTTTGAAGCACGCTCTGGTTGTCCACTATATATAAGTTGGTATTAGGGAAGATAGAgttaaataaatataatagtattgtttgcttttttcttttgtttcaccTATAACTAATTTCTGATTCaattttctttctccttttttttttttttttttggtcaattgAATTTTTTTATAGAATGGGTTGCCCTTTTGATAATCTGTATTGCATGCCATGGTGATCCAGAGTGTGGAAATACCAGAGTTGTGAATGTGGCCATGGATTGCAGTTTGAGGGTGGATATACAATATAGAAtattatcttttttcttttttcaaaacaaaaggatggattttactgtttttttttttaatttaaaaaatgtatCATTTTGGCatagttttcatttttctttgcAATTGTAACCATGTCTTTCTGTATTCCCATTTGATAGATGCATGAAGAATGTAATTCTTTTAATGTAATTGCTATTTTCCTTTACAAATATAGCCTGGGCCACTTCTTTTACAAGTGTGCAATTGTGAcgttttttaattgaaaattgatGATAAGAAACAGTGAGTGGAGTGCATTACTGTATATACTGCTACATTTTTTGGTTGGTTATtcgtgttaaagcttgatatagaTTGTTGACCCAAAACCTAattgcttaagcttttaggtgaagtgataatcaaacttggtattagagctatggTTTTCAAGAGGTCTTGGGTTCTTGTCTTGTTGCTCGCATTTGTTGTATAGTAGCaaaaattatcttattccctTTAATGAGTGTTATTTATCGCTTGTTGATATCTTCATGTGCAATGGGGCTTAAGCTTTTTGGTAAAGCTGTAATATGACAATTTGTTTGTTTGATTATTTttctgtttgtttgtttgttaatTTTGCCGAGGACTTGTGTTTTGAAATCATTAAGAGTATCAGCAACCTTCCAAACTACCATAATGGCTACTCCATgtgtatgtttttttttcttggacAGACATGAATTCAATCCACATGAAGATTACTCCAACGGAcataaaatcaatcaaaaaaaGGACGCTCATAATCAATACACAGATCCGACACCCAACGGAAATCGTAGACGGTTTCACCATTTCGTTGACGGAaacatcgacggtttcagacagTACGCACTCCCAaagcaaaccgtcgacagttacaTCCACGGTTTAAGACAGTATCGAATCTCAGtcgcaaaccgtcgacggtttcatcgGAATACATGACCGTTGCTGCACACTTATTGAAGATTTGATTCAATATTTAAGGAGCCAAACTTATGAAATTCAAAATACCACAACTGTATCATTCACCCCCTATAAATACTACCCATTGTATAGCCTAAGGGTTCACGTTGACACACcttgaaataaaattattttttctttcaaatttttttgtgtttttattttttctttatggtATCAAAACCATTGTGAATactaagcaattttttttttcccagttcCTGCAATCATTCAACCTTCTTCCTCACCTTCCGCTCCATTTCTTTTGTATCCTTCTTGCTCTTTTTTCATGGCTACATTATCCCTCAATGTTGACAATTTCATCACCCTTAAACTCACCCCAAACAATTAACCTTTGTGGCGTGAGCAAGCACTGGCTCTAGCCGAGAGTCAAGAATTAGTGGGGTATCTCACAAATGAAGAGCCTGCACCAACAAAATACAGCATACCAAATCCAAGCATTCCCACAAATGTAGGGGACACAACTCCTCAATTAACAAATGCTTTGATAGCATGGCGAAAGTCCGATCGTTTCCTTTGAGGGTGGATCATTGGGACATTGTATGAGTAGACTCTCGGACTTGTTGTTGGCCTCGATACAGCTTATGCGGTGTGGGAGGCTCTAAAAAATGCATATGTGCAAGACTCACTAGAGCGTGAGTTTACTTTACGTCAACAAGTTACATATCTTCGGAAAGAAGATCACATAACAATCGCATACCACATTTGCAACTTCAAAGGTCTTTTTGACAATTTAGCAGCAATTGAGAAGCTTGTTCTAGACCAAGAAAAGGTATTTTGCCTTCTCACTAGTCTTGGTCCACAATATGAAGTCTTCACAACAACTATGTTGAAGCCTCCGAGACCATCCTACTTTGAATTGGTCTCTCAACTCCAAAATTTTGATCAAAGACGAAATTAGTTCTCTAGACGCTTCGATGTTCTACTGACATCTCTCACCCATTAGGTGGCATTTGTTGGACAACAACAACGATGTTCCTAATCAAGCTCTTTAGGCTATCGTGAACCATCACAAAAATTCATGTCAACCAGACTTGGGTTTCAGGCACAACAAAATAGGGACTCAAGGCAAGCCCACACAAAATATACCCCTCAGTCAAATACATAGCAACGTCTTCCACCACTAGGTGAACGCTGCATGACACCGATCGAAAGGGACAAGTATCATGACCAACATTGTCAATATTGTGGCATGATAGGCCACATTGCAAAGATATGCTGGTGGGTACCCAAGAAATTAGTTTCTCAAAATGACATTCCACAAGCACTTGCAGCATTAACGCTGGACAACTCCATTGCAGACACAGAATGGACTACCGATACCAGTGCTTCCAATCACATGACTAGTAAGTCAGGTATGCTAActtattttctgaaaatactttGGTTCTGACTTAGTACTAATTGGAGATGCGTCTTCATTGCCAATTCTTGCCATTGGAGACTCTTATTTAAAACAAAACAAGTCTGCCTTACCCCTAAATGATGTGTTATTAGTCCCTAACTTAACAAAGAACTTTCTTTAAGTCAATTAACCACTCAATTTCTTGTTAATTGTGAATTTTCTAATGTTGATTTTCGTGTTAAGGAAAGGGAAACAAGACAAGCAGTGATGATAGGGAAACGCATGGGTGATCTTTATGTCCTACCAACTTCACCGGAGTTATATTTCTCTCATCGATTCAAATCCTGCACTGCAGAAGTTTGGCATCAACACCTTGACCATCCTCAGTTTTCAGCTTTACAAAGACTAAAAAATAAAGGATTAATTGATGTTGTAGGGACAACAAAACCACATCTTTATGATAGTTGTCAATTAGGAACACTTAGTCGGTTACCTTTTTCTTATTCAAAACATTCAAGTACTAGTTCCTTTGAAAAAATTCATTGTGATTTGTGGGGACCCGCTCCTACTCTTTCTATTGGAAAATTCAGATATTGTGCTTGTTTGGTTGATGATTTCtctaaatataaataaattatttctttaaGTTAGAAATCTGATTTTTTCAGTGCATATGTagcttttgaaaattatgtagcTAGACGATTCAACAagcaaattaaaaattttcattcaGATGGAGGAGGTGAGTTCATAAATTCCAAATTGTCTACTCGCTTTCTTTCCACAAGCATTGTGCATCAAGTATCAGCACCATATACGCCTGAGCAAACAGGTTTGGTCGAAAGATGCCATAGGATTATAAGAGAACTAGGTATGATCATGCTATTTCATTGTGGTGCACCTTTATATTTATATGTAGAGGCCTTCACTACCGCTGTTTATCTAATGAATCGGCTGCCCTCATTAGCCCTCAATTTTGAAACTCCATATTATGCATTACATGGAACCAATCTAGTTTACTCCTCACTTCGAACCTTTGGGTCTAAGTGTTTTCCCTATACTTGGGGCACGTGATGTCACAAGTTTGACCCCAAAACACTTCTTTGTATTTTTGTTGGTTACAACGACTAACACAAGGCTTATAAATGTTTTCATCCTTCAAGTAGGAAAATTTTTATTTGCCGACATATTGTCTTTGATGAGCTGGTTTTTCCCTATAAGTCTACACACACCACTTGCTTGACAACAACAACATCACACGCAATTAGTATCTTTGACACCTGGCTACCTAACAATACCACTCACTTGCTTGCAGACACAGCCTCAGACCCATCCACATCTCCATGGGTAAGTACCTTACAACCATCCCAAGATGCAGCAACATCCATCTCCCAAAATTCCACATCAACCGACCCTCCATCCTTGCCTCTTCACAACATAGTGTCACCTACCACCACTGACGCCTTAGCATAGACTTCTCTTGCATTACCTCACAGCGTGGCTTCACCAAACACATCACCGCCACCTGATAACTTAGCAATATCCTATACCATAGGCCCATAACCCGTGCCTGAATCAGTGACGTCATCTCACCAACACCCTATCTCTTCAGGACAAACACACTCTATGGTCACTCGGTCTAAACTTGGTATAGTCAAACCCAATCCACAAAGTATGCCTTGACCACACTCACATCGACCACCATTCCCCGTGAACCTCACAACATAAAGGCGGCCCTAGCACACCCTGGTTGGACAACAACCATGAATCAGGAACTTGCTGCCCTCCATCAAAAACAAGACCTGGACACTTGTTCCTCGCACACCTCACATGCATATCATTGGTTCCAAATGAGTGTTTAAATCGAAACTCAAACCCGATGGCACCTTAGATCGACTTAAAGCACACTTGGTTGCCAAAGGGTACCATCAAATTGATGGCATTGACTACACTGAAACTTTCTCCCCTGTCATCAAACCTGGCACAATACGCATGATTATAACAATAGCTCTCACTCAACAGTGGACTATTCGTCAACTAGATGTCAAAAATGCCTTTTTGCATGGTCTAATTTCTGAAGACCTATATGTGCAATAGCCACTAGGGATGGTTGATCCACACCATCCAACATATGTTTGTAAACTATAATGCGCACTCTATGGCTTAAAACAAGCACCCCGTGCTTGGTTTGATCGATTTAGTGCTTTTCTTCTTAAATATGGTTTCTTCTGTAGCTTGGCCGACCCTTCCCTATTTGTTCTTCACTCTGATTTTGGCTCCCTAATTTTACTTCTTTATGTGGACGATATATTACTCACTGGATCTACTCCAGCACTTGTTACATCTTTCATTCAACTCCTAAGTAGTGAGTTTGCGATGAAAGACTTCAGACTAATTCATCACTTCATTGGCATAGAAATCATTCCAACACCCAATGGGCTTCATCTATCCCTATCACACTCCGCTCTCTCTATTCTTGAACGCTCCAACATGGTCGATTGTAAAGCCATGAGTACACCACTTGAATCTAAAACTAAACATACTCTCAATGACACTCTCATAGACAATCTGAGTTACTATCGGGGACTTGTTGGTGCTTTACAATATCTCACACTCACTCGTCCTGAGCTTTCCTTTAGTGTTAATTACGTTTCACAATTCATGCATGCTCCCACAATGACACACTTACAAATGGTTCGCCGTATCCTACGGTATGTCAAAGGGTCAATTGGCATGGGGTTACATTTCTCTTCACATACTACACTTGGTCTAGTTGCTTTttcagatgcagattgggcaggatgtcCTACAAAGAGACGATCAACCATGGGCTACTGTACATTCCTTGGCGGGAACCTCATCTCATGGTGTGCAAAGAAACAACACACCATTTCACGTTCAAGCACGGAGGCCGAGTACCTTGCCATGGCTAACATGGTAGCTGAACTCACTTGGGTCATTTTTATCCTCCAAGACCTTCGAATTACATTACCGTCATATCCCATACTCTAGTGTGATAACCTCAGTGCACTTCACATGACCGTTAATCCTGTTTTCCATGCTCACAGCAAACATATTGAGTTGGATTATCATTTTTGTGCGTGAACGTGTTGCATGTGTTCTGCTCATCACAACATGTCTCAACCACTCAACAGGTCGCTGATCTCTTTACAAAGG
This genomic stretch from Malania oleifera isolate guangnan ecotype guangnan chromosome 3, ASM2987363v1, whole genome shotgun sequence harbors:
- the LOC131151963 gene encoding two-component response regulator ARR12-like is translated as MGVGGRVDEPNDQFPVGMRVLAVDDDTTCLMLLDALLRRCQYHVTTTSQAIMALKLLRENKNKFDLVISDVHMPDMDGFKLLELVGLEMDLPVIMLSANGDTKLVMKGITHGACDYLLKPVRIEELKNIWQHVVRRRKFDSRDQNNSEVHNKPYNATGEAVPGSTCTENSDSKFNKRRKDLNEDENEERDENEHDNEDPSMQKKPRVVWSVELHRKFVAAVNQLGIDKAVPKKILDLMNVEKLTRENVASHLQKYRLYLKRISCVASQQANMVAALGSADSPYFRMGSINGFGNFNTLGGSTQFQRTLGSFPPSGMLGRLNTPTGSISGQYSGGMVQLGHTQNASNPINDWHKFQPVLLSGNQNGSALQGIPRSLELDRLQHGKGVPCIGDLFDVIDDSMVLPISSGFSSTKMTIGSSRNSPVGASNKSIAAEEHPPRTQSGELLGNQSSVSIASLNSEFSSHLADNDRCHDNWQSAAVQSCGFQSNTFSMDDCFKQANLHPSSLRENVSSMIPIETYPSDFLCITSGPPRFQDSRTNLQCQEAQVSTNAGENLKYTLNQEWGSQKQDDSHNSNLIFNSIPSSSRAPGVADPLGQHLNTKNAIFHRNMDSNLVTQTNSVDLLTMQHEVENSATEATLKSKQGFSMAQRKQQNSYPSNNFGSLEDLVGVMMKQGQDKENLMEGDFGCDAYSIRTCI